The genomic stretch AGTTAAGGCGCTAATACCCGTATTGCTTAAAAACTGTCTTCTTTGCATTAATTTTATTGTTAAATTTTTAAGTTAATTTAGATTTTGCATCTCTATCATAAAGTCTCGGTAACGAGAGGGAAAAGTAATAAGAATTGATTTTAAAACTCCTAAAATTGATTTTCTCGTTTTATATTATTAATATTTTTGTACTGACACAAGATCTGAGAAAATTATTATTTTACGTTGTTCGATCGTAATATCAAACTTTTAGATACTTCTAAAATTAACCTTTACTACCTGAAATTTTAGATAATGATTAACTTTGAGAATTCATAATATTATAACATTGTTTGGCGATCGCCCAATCTTCTTGAGTATGTACGACTAAAATTTTGACAGAAGAATTATCTGTAGCGATATTGGTATCTTGACAGAATTGACTGTTTTTTTTGTGATGTAATTTTAATCCTAAAAAATCAAATTTTTCACAAATTTTCTCCCTAATAATAGGGGAATTTTCTCCCACTCCTGCGGTAAAAACTAAGGCATCTAATCCTTTAAGACAGGGTAACATACTGCTAATTACCTCTTGGATACGATTAATATAAATATCTACAGCTAATTTAGCTTTTATATCCCCTTCTTCCATGGCTTTTAAAACCCCCCGTAAATCTCCAGAAATCTCAGAAATTCCTAATAATCCTGATTTTTTATTCAAAATTTCATCGATTGTATCTCCATCATACCCGTATTTTCTCATTAAATAAGTAACAATGGCAGGATCGATCGAGCCACTACGAGTACCCATCATCAACCCCTCTAAAGGAGTAAAGCCCATACTGGTATTAATACTTTTACCTTCTTTAATAGCAGTTATGGAACAACCATTGCCTAAATGACAACTAATCAATTTAAGACTATTTAAAGGTCGATCGATAATTTCTGCTGTCCGTTGAGATACATATTCATGGGAGATACCATGAAAACCATAACGTTGTATCCCTTCCTCATAGTATTGATAGGGAATAGGATATATTTTGGCATAATCAGGGATAGTTGTATGAAAAGCAGTATCGAAAACGGCTACTTGAGGAATTTCTTTATTTATCTTTTCTATACTTTCAATACTTTCTAAATGAGAAGGATTATGATTAGGTGCTAAAGGTATTAATTCTTTGATTACAGCTTTAACTTCGGGAGTGATGATAGTTGCCTGAGAGTATTTATTTCCGCCATGTACTACTCTATGACCAACTACATTTATATCAGTTAATTTTTTAATAACTTTTGTTTTACCATCAATGATGGTTTCTAACATAGTCTTAATGCCAGTTTGACGATTATCCACTGATAAATCATGGGTGATTTTTTCGCCGTTGGCTTCTACTTTCAATAGTCCATATCTATTATTGAGAGTCCAATCAATCGTTGCCTCCCAGAGAGGAGAAGGAGGAAGATTTATATTTTTAGGAGAAATAATATCATATAAACAACTTTTTTGAGTACTTGAACCAGCATTAAGAACTAATATTTTCATGGTTTAAATTGAGGTTTTCTGCTTTATTTTTCGCAAACGACTAGATAAACTTCTCACAATTTCCAAAGCAAATAAAGGCGTTTCTTGTAATAAAAATAAAAATCTTTCTTTGTTTAATTCTGCTAATTTACAATCAGTTTTGGCGATCGCAGTAGTCACCCTAGTATGATCTAATTGTACTAAAGCACCCTCACCAAAGACATCATGTTCATGGATACTTTCGACAACTCCATCATTTAGCCATAATTCTACCTCACCTTTCATCAATGCAAACATTCGATCGCCTTTTTCTCCTGCGGTAAAAATAACTTCTCCGGCTTGAAAGTCGAGAGTTTTGACATGATTAAAAAATAAATCAACAACATCACTAGGTTCTAACATAAAATAAAATAATGAAATACTAAAATTTTATTGTCTCAGGTTTAACAGTATTTTTGGTTAAGAAACCATTAACAATAAATAAGAATTAGAAATTAGGCATTACAAAATTTAACTGTCAACTGTCAAGAAAACTAGACAAACAAAAACAGAATTTATTTACTGATTAGATTAAAATGATCGAGATCACCCTTTATGATGAAAGGATTGAGGATTAATAACTTCGATTCCCATACTCAAGGACGATCGAGATAAACTAACGAATTAAAGCGATAAATCTATGCCACGTCGTGAAGATATAAACAAAATACTTATTTTAGGTTCAGGACCAATTATCATAGGACAAGCCTGTGAATTTGATTATTCTGGTACTCAAGCCTGTAAAGCACTACGAGAGGAAGGTTATCAAGTGGTGTTAGTTAACTCTAACCCTGCCACTATTATGACCGATCCTGAAACTGCTGAACGTACCTATGTTGAACCTATTACCCCTGAAATTGTCGAGAAAGTAATCGCTAAAGAACGTCCTGACGCTTTATTACCCACAATGGGAGGACAAACTGCTCTAAATACTGCTGTTTCTTTGGCAGAATCTGGGGTATTAAATAAGTATGGAGTTGAGTTAATTGGGGCTAAGTTACCTGCTATCAAAATGGCAGAAGACAGGGAATTATTTAAAGAAGCGATGGCAA from Geminocystis sp. NIES-3709 encodes the following:
- a CDS encoding acetate kinase, which gives rise to MKILVLNAGSSTQKSCLYDIISPKNINLPPSPLWEATIDWTLNNRYGLLKVEANGEKITHDLSVDNRQTGIKTMLETIIDGKTKVIKKLTDINVVGHRVVHGGNKYSQATIITPEVKAVIKELIPLAPNHNPSHLESIESIEKINKEIPQVAVFDTAFHTTIPDYAKIYPIPYQYYEEGIQRYGFHGISHEYVSQRTAEIIDRPLNSLKLISCHLGNGCSITAIKEGKSINTSMGFTPLEGLMMGTRSGSIDPAIVTYLMRKYGYDGDTIDEILNKKSGLLGISEISGDLRGVLKAMEEGDIKAKLAVDIYINRIQEVISSMLPCLKGLDALVFTAGVGENSPIIREKICEKFDFLGLKLHHKKNSQFCQDTNIATDNSSVKILVVHTQEDWAIAKQCYNIMNSQS
- a CDS encoding cyclic nucleotide-binding domain-containing protein produces the protein MLEPSDVVDLFFNHVKTLDFQAGEVIFTAGEKGDRMFALMKGEVELWLNDGVVESIHEHDVFGEGALVQLDHTRVTTAIAKTDCKLAELNKERFLFLLQETPLFALEIVRSLSSRLRKIKQKTSI